One region of Microbacterium sp. M28 genomic DNA includes:
- a CDS encoding glycerate kinase has translation MNRRIVIAPDSFKGSISAADAAASLAQGWAEVEHDAEFLLRPMADGGEGTVAAFEAAVDGAERHMVIVDGPAGEPITSSWLWLPPTPDAPRGSAVVDLASTSGIELLDELRPWDADTTGFGQAIAAALDSGVSRLVLGIGSSASTDGGIGLLTALGARFLDAHGEPVAPGAAGLCDVVSVDRVGLWGAPEVRVLTDVTNPLTGDRGAAAVFGPQKGLTDPEDIRTVDAALARLAELLRLDPAHPGAGAAGGAGAALVAWGATLTPGAGAVAELIGLADAIAEADVVITGEGSFDGQSGDGKVPSFVADLAADAGVTAMLAAGRITSDADTGAFAASASLTELAGSGEAAQADAAAWLRAAGAALARAHVR, from the coding sequence ATGAACCGCCGCATCGTCATCGCCCCTGACAGCTTCAAGGGCTCCATCTCGGCGGCGGATGCCGCGGCATCCCTCGCGCAGGGGTGGGCCGAGGTCGAGCACGACGCAGAGTTCCTGCTGCGGCCGATGGCCGACGGCGGCGAGGGGACTGTCGCGGCCTTCGAGGCCGCCGTCGACGGGGCCGAACGCCACATGGTGATCGTCGACGGCCCGGCCGGAGAGCCGATCACGAGCAGCTGGCTGTGGCTGCCTCCGACACCGGATGCCCCGCGAGGCAGCGCGGTCGTCGATCTGGCGTCGACGTCGGGCATCGAGCTGCTTGACGAACTGCGTCCGTGGGATGCCGACACGACCGGGTTCGGGCAGGCGATCGCCGCAGCCCTGGATTCCGGTGTCTCGCGCCTCGTGCTCGGCATCGGGTCCAGCGCGTCGACCGACGGCGGGATCGGACTGCTCACGGCGCTCGGCGCCCGTTTCCTCGATGCGCACGGCGAGCCCGTCGCGCCGGGGGCCGCCGGGCTGTGCGATGTCGTCTCGGTCGACAGGGTCGGTCTCTGGGGTGCACCGGAGGTGCGTGTACTCACGGACGTGACCAATCCGCTCACCGGTGACAGAGGCGCTGCGGCGGTGTTCGGACCGCAGAAGGGGCTGACGGATCCGGAGGACATCCGGACCGTGGATGCCGCTTTGGCGCGCCTGGCCGAGTTGCTGCGACTGGACCCCGCGCACCCGGGCGCGGGCGCCGCGGGGGGCGCCGGGGCCGCGTTGGTCGCCTGGGGTGCGACGCTGACGCCCGGCGCCGGAGCTGTGGCGGAGCTGATCGGTCTGGCCGACGCGATCGCCGAGGCGGACGTCGTCATCACCGGCGAGGGGTCGTTCGACGGCCAGTCCGGTGACGGCAAGGTCCCGTCGTTCGTCGCGGATCTCGCAGCTGATGCCGGGGTCACGGCCATGCTCGCCGCCGGCCGTATCACCTCGGATGCCGACACAGGCGCGTTCGCGGCATCCGCGTCGCTGACAGAACTCGCGGGCTCGGGCGAGGCCGCGCAGGCCGACGCCGCCGCGTGGCTGCGCGCCGCGGGAGCTGCGCTCGCCCGCGCCCACGTTCGCTGA
- the pgm gene encoding phosphoglucomutase (alpha-D-glucose-1,6-bisphosphate-dependent), whose amino-acid sequence MTSRAGLPAEESDLIDVDALIAAYYDRHPDPSDPAQRVAFGTSGHRGSALTGSFNENHILATTQAIVDYRTAQGITGPLFLGRDTHALSLPAERSAIEVLVANGVDVRVDSRDSWVPTPALSHAILTHNRSLLADDPGRADGIVVTPSHNPPRDGGFKYNPPHGGPADTDATGWIADRANALLEAGLEGVKFERFADIDWDALPGYDFRDAYVRDLGSIIDVDAIKRAGVRIGADPLGGASVDYWAHIKEVYDLDLTVVNPEVDPTWRFMTLDWDEKIRMDPSSPSAMASLVARRADFDVLTGNDADADRHGVVTPDAGLMNPNHYLAVAIDYLFSHRAEWPRDAAIGKTLVSSMIIDRVAESLGRRLLEVPVGFKWFVPGLLDGTVAFGGEESAGASFLRKDGSVWSTDKDGILLCLLAAEIIAVTGKSPSERYRELEEAFGSSAYQRVDAPATPEQKAALGKLAPDAVATGSLAGEPITAKLSHAPGNGAAIGGLKVQTEHAWFAARPSGTEDVYKLYAESLLGPEHLAQVQEEARTVVSAALEG is encoded by the coding sequence ATGACGAGCCGTGCCGGCCTCCCCGCGGAGGAAAGTGACCTCATCGATGTCGACGCGCTGATCGCCGCGTACTACGACCGCCACCCGGATCCGTCCGATCCGGCGCAGCGCGTCGCCTTCGGCACGAGCGGGCACCGCGGGTCAGCGCTGACCGGCAGCTTCAACGAGAACCACATCCTGGCCACCACCCAGGCGATCGTCGACTACCGCACCGCTCAGGGGATCACCGGTCCGCTGTTCCTCGGCCGGGACACGCACGCCCTCTCGCTCCCCGCCGAACGCAGCGCGATCGAGGTGCTCGTCGCGAACGGCGTCGACGTCCGCGTGGATTCGCGCGACTCCTGGGTACCGACCCCCGCGCTCAGCCACGCGATCCTGACCCACAACCGCTCCCTGCTCGCGGACGACCCGGGACGCGCGGACGGCATCGTCGTCACTCCTTCGCACAACCCGCCGCGCGATGGCGGATTCAAGTACAACCCCCCGCATGGCGGCCCGGCGGACACGGACGCCACGGGGTGGATCGCCGATCGTGCGAACGCCCTGCTCGAGGCCGGCCTGGAGGGCGTGAAGTTCGAGCGGTTCGCCGACATCGACTGGGACGCCCTGCCCGGCTACGACTTCCGCGACGCGTACGTGCGCGACCTCGGCTCGATCATCGACGTCGACGCGATCAAGCGCGCCGGCGTCCGGATCGGCGCCGACCCGCTGGGCGGCGCCTCGGTGGACTACTGGGCGCACATCAAGGAGGTCTACGACCTCGACCTCACGGTCGTGAACCCCGAGGTCGACCCGACCTGGCGCTTCATGACCCTCGACTGGGACGAGAAGATCCGCATGGATCCGTCCTCGCCGTCCGCCATGGCGTCGCTGGTCGCTCGACGCGCGGACTTCGACGTGCTCACCGGGAACGACGCGGATGCCGATCGCCACGGCGTCGTGACGCCGGACGCTGGTCTGATGAACCCGAACCACTACCTCGCCGTCGCGATCGACTACCTGTTCTCGCACCGCGCCGAGTGGCCCAGGGACGCCGCGATCGGCAAGACGCTCGTGTCGTCCATGATCATCGACCGCGTCGCCGAGTCGCTCGGCCGCCGCCTGCTCGAGGTCCCGGTCGGCTTCAAGTGGTTCGTCCCCGGTCTGCTCGACGGCACCGTCGCGTTCGGCGGCGAGGAGTCCGCCGGAGCGTCGTTCCTGCGCAAGGACGGTTCGGTCTGGTCGACGGACAAGGATGGCATCCTGCTCTGCCTGCTCGCCGCCGAGATCATCGCCGTCACGGGCAAGAGCCCCTCGGAGCGCTACCGCGAGCTGGAGGAGGCGTTCGGTTCCTCCGCATACCAGCGCGTGGATGCCCCGGCGACGCCCGAGCAGAAGGCCGCGCTGGGCAAGCTGGCTCCGGATGCCGTGGCCACCGGGTCGCTCGCGGGCGAGCCGATCACGGCCAAGCTGTCGCACGCACCGGGCAACGGTGCCGCGATCGGCGGGCTGAAGGTGCAGACGGAGCATGCCTGGTTCGCGGCTCGCCCCTCAGGCACCGAGGACGTCTACAAGCTGTATGCCGAGAGCCTGCTCGGGCCGGAGCACCTCGCCCAGGTGCAGGAGGAGGCGCGCACTGTCGTGAGCGCGGCCCTGGAGGGCTGA
- the pheA gene encoding prephenate dehydratase: MRVHLRGEVGRAKVKRVTERRTYSYLGPAGTFTEAALDQVAEARGQHWRPVHNVGEALADVLEGRSHAAMIAIENSIEGGVSTTQDALATLPGLRIIGEYLVKVNFVLVAPPGTKLEDVQVIAAHPVAYAQCHGWLSANLPSHSHVPAASNVASAIGVLDGTSPAQAAIAAPGIVQHYDVEVLASEIGDNTQAVTRFVLVTRTTTPPSPTGADKTSLIVELPHDHPGSLLEMLEQFSTRGINLSLIESRPIGDELGRYRFVIDADGHVQDERMADALLGIRRFSPRVVFLGSYPRADRQIVQYPNRYADDIFVEARDWLRGLLSGEPEA, translated from the coding sequence ATGCGCGTGCACCTTCGCGGCGAAGTGGGGAGGGCTAAGGTGAAACGCGTGACTGAACGGCGCACCTACAGCTATCTCGGCCCTGCCGGCACCTTCACGGAGGCGGCTCTCGACCAGGTCGCCGAGGCCAGAGGACAGCACTGGCGACCGGTGCACAACGTCGGAGAGGCCCTCGCGGATGTGCTCGAGGGACGCAGTCACGCCGCGATGATCGCGATCGAGAACTCGATCGAGGGCGGCGTCTCGACGACGCAGGACGCCCTCGCCACCCTCCCCGGCCTGCGCATCATCGGCGAGTACCTCGTCAAGGTGAACTTCGTCCTCGTCGCTCCCCCCGGCACGAAGCTGGAGGACGTGCAGGTGATCGCCGCGCATCCGGTCGCGTACGCGCAGTGCCACGGGTGGCTGAGCGCGAATCTGCCGAGTCACTCGCACGTCCCCGCGGCCAGCAACGTGGCATCCGCGATCGGCGTGCTCGACGGGACCAGTCCGGCGCAGGCCGCGATCGCCGCCCCCGGCATCGTGCAGCACTACGACGTCGAGGTGCTGGCGTCCGAGATCGGCGACAACACCCAGGCGGTCACCCGCTTCGTGCTCGTGACGCGGACGACGACGCCTCCTTCCCCGACCGGCGCCGACAAGACCTCGCTGATCGTGGAGCTGCCGCACGATCACCCCGGATCGCTGCTGGAGATGCTCGAGCAGTTCTCCACCCGGGGCATCAACCTCTCGCTGATCGAGTCGCGTCCGATCGGCGATGAACTCGGCCGCTACCGGTTCGTCATCGACGCCGACGGTCACGTGCAGGACGAGCGCATGGCCGACGCCCTGCTCGGCATCCGTCGGTTCAGTCCGCGCGTGGTGTTCCTCGGCTCGTATCCGCGCGCGGATCGGCAGATCGTGCAGTACCCGAACCGCTACGCCGACGACATCTTCGTCGAAGCCAGGGACTGGCTGCGCGGACTGCTCTCGGGCGAACCGGAGGCGTAG
- a CDS encoding methyltransferase: protein MSTTKTRALWVAYGTNGVCGSIRHEDEGYVVVMAGADAVTGTYPSLESAKGALHSHMSPGSAWPRFQEH, encoded by the coding sequence ATGAGCACCACGAAGACACGCGCACTGTGGGTCGCCTACGGGACGAACGGCGTGTGCGGGAGCATCCGGCACGAGGACGAGGGATATGTCGTCGTGATGGCCGGAGCGGATGCCGTCACAGGGACGTACCCGAGCCTGGAATCCGCCAAGGGGGCGCTGCACTCGCACATGTCTCCTGGCAGCGCGTGGCCGCGCTTTCAGGAGCACTGA
- a CDS encoding LLM class flavin-dependent oxidoreductase has translation MSAHAAPALSVLDLVPVRTGQTSTEAISASLDLVGIADRLGYRRYWFAEHHNMPAVASTTPPVLIAAAASRTKTLRLGSGGVMLPNHAPLIVAEQFAALEAIAPGRIDLGLGRAPGSDPVITQLLRGSGTTSDVEQFPRHVQDITLLLSGEGAQVQFTSGGEYTVRSTPAATGVPEVWLLGSSDYSAQLAAAQGLPYVFANHFSGQGLERALDLYRSGYQPSEAHPEPRTFLTVNVVASPTQDEAEARALPQLRMMSRLRLNKPLTALETVEEALAAASDPATEQIVRAARERWFVGTGESVASEIAAFASAHGVDEVMLSPVAGAYDAEPKDAAAGRAQTLELIAAAQ, from the coding sequence ATGTCTGCTCACGCCGCCCCCGCCCTGTCCGTCCTCGACCTCGTGCCGGTGCGCACCGGGCAGACCAGCACGGAGGCGATCAGCGCCTCCCTCGATCTCGTCGGGATCGCCGACCGCCTCGGGTACCGCCGGTACTGGTTCGCCGAGCACCACAACATGCCGGCTGTGGCATCCACCACCCCACCGGTGCTGATCGCGGCGGCGGCCTCGCGTACGAAGACGCTGCGCCTCGGATCCGGCGGCGTCATGCTGCCGAACCACGCACCGCTGATCGTCGCGGAGCAGTTCGCTGCCCTCGAGGCCATCGCGCCGGGACGCATCGACCTCGGGCTCGGTCGCGCGCCGGGTAGCGACCCGGTGATCACGCAGCTGCTGCGCGGGTCGGGCACCACGAGCGACGTCGAGCAGTTCCCCCGGCACGTGCAGGACATCACGCTGCTGCTGTCCGGCGAGGGCGCGCAGGTGCAGTTCACCTCCGGCGGCGAGTACACCGTCCGCTCGACACCGGCCGCCACCGGTGTGCCCGAGGTCTGGCTGCTGGGCTCCAGCGACTACTCCGCGCAGCTTGCCGCCGCCCAGGGGCTCCCCTACGTGTTCGCCAACCATTTCTCCGGACAGGGTCTGGAGCGTGCACTCGACCTCTACCGTTCGGGATATCAGCCGAGCGAGGCCCACCCCGAGCCGCGGACGTTCCTCACCGTCAACGTGGTCGCCTCCCCGACGCAGGACGAGGCCGAAGCGCGCGCACTGCCGCAGCTGCGCATGATGTCGAGGCTGCGCCTGAACAAGCCGCTGACCGCGCTCGAGACGGTCGAGGAGGCGCTCGCCGCGGCATCCGACCCTGCGACCGAGCAGATCGTCCGGGCCGCCCGCGAGCGCTGGTTCGTCGGCACCGGCGAGTCCGTCGCATCCGAGATCGCCGCCTTCGCCTCGGCGCACGGCGTGGACGAGGTCATGCTCTCGCCCGTCGCCGGCGCCTACGACGCCGAGCCGAAGGATGCCGCCGCCGGCCGCGCCCAGACGCTCGAGCTCATCGCCGCCGCGCAGTAG
- a CDS encoding phosphoribosyltransferase produces the protein MERFTDRKDAGRRLAARLAEHDGEDPIVLALPRGGVPVAVEIARALDADLDVLVVRKLGVPGHEEVAMGAVGEDGTSVLNEDVIGMGAIPASAVTAAREREGAEVTHRVDLLREGRPAPALAGRTAIIVDDGIATGATARAGCAIARARGAARVVLAVPVAPPDAVTHVPEADEVICVLTPESFMAVGMHYLDFAQVSDEEVIEQLRAFRA, from the coding sequence ATGGAGAGGTTCACGGATCGGAAGGATGCCGGGCGGCGCCTGGCCGCGCGGCTGGCCGAGCACGACGGGGAAGACCCGATCGTCCTGGCGCTCCCCCGCGGCGGCGTCCCGGTCGCCGTCGAGATCGCCCGCGCACTGGACGCCGACCTGGACGTCCTCGTCGTGCGCAAGCTCGGGGTGCCCGGTCACGAGGAGGTCGCCATGGGCGCGGTCGGCGAGGACGGCACCTCCGTGCTCAATGAGGACGTGATCGGGATGGGCGCCATCCCCGCATCCGCCGTCACCGCTGCCCGCGAGCGGGAGGGTGCCGAGGTGACCCATCGCGTCGACCTGCTGCGCGAAGGACGTCCGGCTCCGGCGCTCGCCGGGAGGACGGCGATCATCGTCGATGACGGGATCGCGACCGGCGCGACGGCCAGAGCAGGATGCGCGATCGCGCGAGCGAGGGGCGCCGCCCGCGTCGTCCTCGCCGTGCCCGTCGCCCCGCCGGATGCCGTCACGCACGTCCCGGAGGCGGACGAGGTCATCTGCGTCCTCACGCCGGAATCGTTCATGGCCGTCGGCATGCACTACCTCGACTTCGCCCAGGTCTCCGACGAAGAGGTGATCGAACAGCTGCGGGCGTTCCGCGCCTGA
- a CDS encoding MerR family transcriptional regulator, whose translation MDQRDSSTPLYGIAVAAQLSGVPEASLRLFEAKGLLTPSRSDGGTRRYSDDDVERLRRVTDLRSEGVNLAGIRRVLELEDENASLRDELDSEQDSAPGA comes from the coding sequence ATGGACCAGCGAGACTCGAGCACCCCGCTGTACGGCATCGCCGTCGCGGCACAGCTGTCCGGCGTGCCGGAGGCCTCGCTCCGACTCTTCGAGGCCAAGGGACTGCTCACACCGTCCCGCAGCGACGGTGGCACCCGCCGGTACAGCGACGACGACGTCGAGCGGCTCCGCCGCGTCACCGACCTGCGCAGCGAGGGCGTCAACCTCGCCGGCATCCGTCGCGTGCTCGAACTCGAGGACGAGAACGCCAGTCTTCGGGACGAGCTCGACAGCGAACAGGACTCCGCACCGGGGGCTTGA
- a CDS encoding Hsp20/alpha crystallin family protein produces the protein MAMTIDPLSQLDRFAAAVLDSARSPRVMPVDLFRDGDRYVLCADLPGVDPGTIDVDVDGGQLSIRAQRTGDTREGVRWLARERNTGNYLRQFTLGDGVDIDGISASYESGVLSVIIPVSERAKPRKIAIESRDERQAVTA, from the coding sequence ATGGCAATGACAATCGATCCCCTCAGCCAGCTCGACCGGTTCGCAGCGGCCGTGCTCGACTCCGCCCGATCGCCGCGCGTGATGCCGGTCGATCTCTTCCGGGACGGTGACCGGTACGTCCTCTGCGCCGACCTGCCGGGGGTGGACCCCGGCACGATCGACGTGGACGTCGACGGCGGTCAGCTGTCGATCCGCGCGCAGCGCACCGGAGACACGCGGGAGGGCGTCCGCTGGCTGGCGCGTGAACGCAACACGGGCAACTACCTGCGTCAGTTCACGCTGGGCGACGGCGTCGACATCGACGGGATCAGCGCGTCGTATGAGAGCGGCGTGCTGTCCGTCATCATCCCCGTCAGCGAGCGGGCCAAGCCGCGCAAGATCGCGATCGAATCCCGCGACGAGCGTCAGGCCGTCACAGCCTGA
- a CDS encoding DUF2795 domain-containing protein, whose translation MAVSPALDTFLKNMEYPATKDDLLREAVREGLDPRDRAVLDDLPEQSFSARWHIRYHVAQRALADATAPRSLVSA comes from the coding sequence ATGGCCGTTTCCCCCGCACTCGACACCTTCCTCAAGAACATGGAGTACCCCGCGACCAAGGACGATCTGCTCCGGGAAGCCGTCCGCGAAGGCCTCGACCCGCGTGACCGCGCGGTGCTGGACGACCTGCCCGAGCAGAGCTTCAGCGCCCGATGGCACATCCGCTATCACGTCGCGCAGCGCGCCCTGGCAGATGCGACGGCGCCCCGCTCGCTCGTCAGCGCCTGA
- a CDS encoding cation:proton antiporter, giving the protein MDAELFYVLVGALSVAAVARWRGWPAPLLVTVVALAASFLPFVPDLEIDGHLLLNLVLPPLLYSAALDVSFVGFKRSLPQIRRLGIWLVLVTALVVGLVAWLIFPSLTLPGALLLGAIVAPPDAVSAAAIGRKLGLPRRVMTVLSGESLINDATSLTLYRVFAAIVLGATVSVQDGIWQFVVAVVVGVAIGLVFGILLHQLRVRLSDPVVIGTFGLLVPFGAYAIAEHLGGSGVLAVVAMGLYVGYNAPRTDYTTRQQETPLWLSADFLLESFVFAYIGLQLPRVISDLGRESVGEILVLAAVVLLVVLVVRPAYIYPAHAWAVWMQRLRLRRWERAVASGEWERRERLDDERRDRFEAKHPERAGGTRRRRPTYEEIRARLTEPALSWKDNAVISWAGMRGVVTLATALAAADLAELDAEASHAIVVVAFVVTVGTLLLQGLTLPVLIRGLGVASDVDEEQDAAELAAVRARTRAAGAEFLARRRDEWVAEHGERDLAVFDAFTKRMTTVEKETDRAQEAEEAATRPTYDDLVALSRGWLQVRREILLEERDAGNLDEELMRELITAMDAEELALDTRGATRPQSRA; this is encoded by the coding sequence ATGGATGCCGAGCTCTTCTACGTCCTCGTCGGAGCCCTCTCCGTGGCGGCCGTCGCGCGATGGCGCGGGTGGCCGGCACCGCTGCTGGTCACGGTGGTCGCGCTCGCGGCATCCTTCCTGCCGTTCGTTCCGGACCTCGAGATCGACGGCCACCTGCTGCTGAACCTCGTGCTGCCGCCGCTGCTGTACTCCGCGGCCCTGGACGTCTCCTTCGTCGGGTTCAAACGAAGCCTGCCGCAGATCCGCCGACTGGGCATCTGGCTCGTGCTCGTCACCGCCCTGGTCGTCGGACTGGTGGCCTGGCTGATCTTCCCCTCGCTCACTCTGCCCGGCGCGCTGCTGCTGGGCGCGATCGTCGCACCGCCGGATGCCGTCTCCGCCGCCGCGATCGGCCGCAAGCTCGGGCTGCCGCGGCGGGTGATGACCGTGCTCTCCGGCGAGAGCCTCATCAACGATGCGACATCGCTCACGCTCTATCGGGTGTTCGCGGCGATCGTGCTCGGTGCGACGGTCAGCGTGCAGGACGGAATCTGGCAGTTCGTGGTCGCCGTCGTCGTCGGCGTCGCGATCGGTCTGGTCTTCGGCATCCTGCTGCACCAGCTGCGCGTTCGTCTGTCGGACCCCGTGGTGATCGGCACCTTCGGTCTACTGGTGCCGTTCGGGGCGTATGCGATCGCAGAGCACCTGGGCGGCTCGGGCGTGCTGGCGGTCGTCGCCATGGGGCTGTATGTCGGGTACAACGCGCCGCGGACGGACTACACCACCCGGCAGCAGGAGACGCCGCTGTGGCTGTCGGCCGACTTCCTGCTGGAGAGCTTCGTGTTCGCGTACATCGGGCTGCAACTGCCGCGTGTGATCAGTGATCTCGGCCGCGAATCGGTGGGGGAGATCCTGGTCCTCGCCGCCGTGGTGCTCCTGGTCGTCCTGGTGGTGCGTCCCGCATACATCTACCCGGCGCACGCGTGGGCGGTGTGGATGCAGCGTCTTCGGCTGCGGCGCTGGGAGCGAGCGGTGGCCTCGGGTGAATGGGAACGCAGGGAGCGTCTCGACGACGAGCGGCGGGATCGGTTCGAGGCGAAGCATCCCGAGCGTGCGGGGGGAACGCGGCGACGGCGGCCGACGTACGAGGAGATCCGTGCGCGTCTGACGGAGCCCGCGCTGAGCTGGAAGGACAACGCCGTCATCTCCTGGGCGGGCATGCGCGGCGTGGTGACGCTGGCGACGGCGCTCGCCGCGGCGGATCTCGCCGAGTTGGATGCCGAGGCATCCCACGCGATCGTCGTGGTCGCGTTCGTCGTGACGGTCGGCACGCTGCTGCTGCAGGGGCTGACGCTGCCGGTGCTCATCAGGGGACTTGGTGTGGCGAGCGACGTCGATGAGGAGCAGGACGCCGCTGAGCTCGCCGCGGTTCGCGCACGGACCAGGGCGGCGGGCGCCGAGTTCTTGGCGCGCAGGCGCGACGAGTGGGTCGCCGAGCACGGCGAGCGCGACCTGGCGGTCTTCGACGCGTTCACGAAGCGCATGACGACGGTTGAGAAGGAGACGGACCGGGCACAGGAGGCCGAGGAGGCCGCCACCCGCCCGACCTATGACGACCTCGTCGCGCTGTCGAGGGGATGGCTGCAGGTGCGCAGGGAGATCCTCCTGGAGGAGCGCGACGCGGGGAACCTCGATGAAGAGCTCATGCGCGAGCTGATCACGGCGATGGATGCCGAGGAGCTGGCGCTGGACACGCGAGGTGCGACGCGTCCGCAGTCCAGGGCCTAG